A genomic stretch from Bacillus sp. N1-1 includes:
- the katG gene encoding catalase/peroxidase HPI, whose translation MDNNEMHSSQAGKCPVSHGHTKEDSAITTTKVGTTNKDWWPNQLNLHLLQQHDRKSNPMGEDFDYAEEFKKLDYYALKQDLRDLMTDSQDWWPADYGHYGPLFIRMSWHAAGTYRTGDGRGGGATGSQRFAPLNSWPDNASLDKARRLLWPIKQKYGNKISWADLLVITGNVALESMGLNTFGFAGGREDVWHPEEDIYWGTEKEWLGDNRYSGDRELESPLAAVQMGLIYVNPEGPNGEPDPLGSARDIRETFARMGMNDEETVALIAGGHTFGKGHGAGDAEANVGASPEAADIEEQGLGWKNSYGSGKGRDTITSGVDGAWTANPTKWDNGYYDLLFGYEWELTKSPAGAHQWKPVNPKPEHLAPDAEDPSIKVNTMMTTADMALREDEIYEKISRRFHEDIEYFADTFARAWFKLLHRDMGPKERYLGPEVPQEDLIWQDPIPNVDYELTAAEVENLKAKILDSGLSVSELVTTAWASASTYRGSDYRGGANGARIRLEPQKNWDVNEPEQLSKVLSVYEKIQSKLEKKVSLADLIVLGGSAAVEKAAKDAGVEITVPFAPGRGDATQEQTDVESFDVLEPMADGFRNYQKKEYTLSPEELLVDKSQLLGLTAPEMTVLIGGMRVLGTNHKGTKHGVFTERVGTLTNDFFVNLLDMGIEWKPADFNEYEGRDRKTGELVRTASRVDLVFGSNSILRAYAEVYAQEDNKEKFVRDFVSAWVKIMNTDRFDLKTSKNKMASNA comes from the coding sequence ATGGATAATAACGAAATGCACAGTAGTCAAGCTGGGAAGTGCCCTGTATCTCACGGCCATACTAAGGAAGATAGCGCAATTACAACAACAAAAGTAGGGACAACGAATAAAGATTGGTGGCCAAATCAGTTAAACTTGCACCTTCTTCAACAGCATGATCGAAAGAGCAACCCAATGGGGGAAGACTTCGACTATGCCGAAGAATTCAAAAAGCTGGACTATTACGCACTGAAGCAGGATCTTCGTGACTTAATGACCGACAGCCAGGACTGGTGGCCCGCAGATTACGGCCATTATGGCCCTCTCTTCATCCGTATGTCATGGCACGCAGCCGGTACATATCGTACTGGTGACGGACGTGGCGGTGGCGCTACTGGATCACAGCGTTTTGCACCACTGAACAGCTGGCCAGATAACGCGAGCCTTGATAAAGCACGCCGTCTCCTTTGGCCAATTAAGCAAAAGTACGGAAATAAGATTTCTTGGGCTGACCTACTCGTAATCACGGGTAACGTTGCGCTTGAATCAATGGGCTTGAACACATTTGGTTTTGCCGGAGGACGTGAAGACGTTTGGCATCCAGAAGAAGATATTTATTGGGGTACTGAGAAAGAGTGGCTCGGTGACAACCGTTACTCAGGAGACCGCGAGCTCGAAAGTCCGCTAGCTGCCGTTCAAATGGGGCTTATTTATGTCAATCCTGAAGGACCAAATGGCGAACCAGATCCACTAGGAAGTGCACGCGACATTCGTGAAACTTTTGCTCGTATGGGAATGAATGATGAAGAAACAGTTGCCTTGATTGCTGGTGGTCATACGTTTGGTAAAGGACACGGAGCAGGAGACGCTGAAGCTAACGTTGGAGCCTCACCGGAAGCCGCTGATATTGAAGAACAGGGACTCGGTTGGAAGAACTCTTACGGAAGTGGTAAAGGCCGTGACACAATTACAAGTGGTGTTGACGGTGCATGGACCGCTAATCCAACAAAATGGGATAACGGATACTATGACTTACTATTCGGCTATGAGTGGGAACTAACGAAGAGTCCTGCAGGTGCTCACCAATGGAAGCCAGTGAATCCTAAACCAGAGCACCTTGCACCAGATGCTGAAGATCCTTCTATCAAAGTGAATACTATGATGACAACAGCAGATATGGCGCTTCGTGAAGATGAAATTTATGAAAAGATTTCACGTCGTTTCCACGAGGATATTGAATATTTCGCTGATACATTTGCGCGAGCATGGTTCAAGTTACTTCACCGTGACATGGGACCGAAAGAAAGATACCTTGGCCCTGAAGTACCACAGGAAGATTTGATCTGGCAAGATCCAATCCCGAATGTGGATTATGAACTGACTGCTGCTGAAGTTGAAAACCTGAAAGCTAAAATCCTGGACTCAGGATTAAGCGTCAGCGAGCTTGTGACAACAGCTTGGGCTTCTGCAAGTACGTACCGTGGCTCTGATTATCGCGGTGGTGCAAATGGCGCGCGTATTCGCTTAGAACCACAAAAGAACTGGGATGTAAATGAACCAGAACAATTATCAAAAGTACTATCCGTATATGAGAAAATCCAAAGCAAACTTGAGAAAAAAGTGAGCTTAGCTGACTTGATCGTCCTTGGTGGTAGTGCAGCTGTAGAAAAAGCGGCAAAAGATGCTGGTGTTGAGATTACTGTTCCATTTGCACCAGGACGCGGAGATGCAACGCAAGAACAAACAGATGTTGAAAGCTTTGACGTATTAGAGCCAATGGCTGACGGATTCCGTAACTATCAGAAGAAGGAATACACGTTAAGTCCAGAAGAACTACTAGTCGACAAATCGCAGCTTCTTGGTCTGACTGCTCCTGAAATGACTGTGCTCATTGGCGGTATGCGCGTACTCGGGACAAACCACAAGGGTACAAAGCATGGCGTGTTCACTGAACGCGTCGGTACACTAACGAACGATTTCTTCGTGAACCTACTCGACATGGGCATTGAATGGAAGCCAGCTGACTTCAATGAATACGAAGGACGCGACCGCAAAACAGGCGAACTCGTGCGCACCGCTTCACGCGTTGATCTCGTCTTCGGTTCAAACTCCATCCTCCGTGCTTATGCAGAAGTATATGCACAAGAAGACAATAAAGAAAAATTCGTGCGCGACTTTGTGTCGGCATGGGTGAAGATTATGAACACAGACCGTTTTGATCTGAAAACGAGTAAGAACAAGATGGCATCTAACGCTTAA
- a CDS encoding Cof-type HAD-IIB family hydrolase, translating into MSYKMIVLDLDDTLLSADQTISNRNKEALMQAQHEGKKVVLASGRPTFGMVSYTDELFLADYESYILSFNGGKIINCHSKKDFFSQTLSVEAVQRLHDISTRENVYIHTYVGDEIITAEENPYTTIESELTGLPITVVDSFMDGVTEPVVKVLMVGEPEHLKKVEKKLQAELGEEFSVMRSKPYFLEFTDKGITKGTSIERLINEFGIKREEVIAVGDSYNDQEMIEFAGLGVAMGNAPDDIKKISDYITDTNENDGVAKVVEKFLLKDQLVTK; encoded by the coding sequence ATGTCTTATAAAATGATTGTATTAGATTTAGACGATACATTGCTTAGTGCTGATCAAACGATTTCTAATCGAAATAAAGAAGCTCTTATGCAAGCCCAGCATGAAGGAAAAAAAGTTGTGCTTGCCTCTGGAAGACCAACGTTCGGAATGGTTTCATATACTGACGAACTCTTCCTCGCAGACTATGAAAGTTACATTCTATCCTTTAACGGCGGAAAAATTATTAACTGTCACTCTAAAAAGGATTTCTTCAGTCAGACATTATCTGTAGAAGCTGTTCAACGACTCCATGACATTAGTACACGAGAAAATGTGTACATTCATACGTACGTTGGAGATGAAATTATTACTGCAGAAGAAAATCCCTACACAACGATTGAGTCTGAACTGACAGGTTTACCGATTACTGTCGTCGATTCCTTTATGGATGGTGTCACAGAACCCGTCGTAAAAGTTCTCATGGTTGGAGAACCAGAGCACCTCAAGAAAGTAGAAAAGAAACTTCAAGCTGAGTTAGGAGAAGAATTCAGCGTCATGCGGTCCAAGCCTTATTTTCTCGAGTTCACCGATAAAGGAATCACGAAAGGTACGAGCATCGAGAGGCTTATTAATGAGTTCGGTATTAAACGAGAAGAAGTTATTGCCGTTGGAGACAGTTATAATGACCAAGAAATGATTGAATTTGCAGGACTTGGCGTTGCGATGGGGAATGCTCCAGATGACATCAAAAAGATTTCTGACTATATTACAGATACGAACGAGAATGACGGTGTCGCAAAAGTAGTTGAAAAGTTTCTATTAAAAGATCAGCTCGTAACAAAATAG
- a CDS encoding SDR family oxidoreductase: MKKVLIVGANGQVGKHLTSFIKEHNDLEAKVMIRKEEQASYFKDLGAETAVVDLEEDVNAIAKAAEGVDAIVFTAGSGPNTGADKTMLVDLDGAVKTIEAAKEAGVKRFVMISSYDTTREAIQSAPSSFSPYVAAKHYADEWLRATDLDYTIIHPGALTNDEGIGKVNAATRVERNEIPREDVASVIVATLENDATIGKEFQVVTGTEPIKESINSL, from the coding sequence ATGAAAAAAGTACTTATTGTTGGAGCAAACGGTCAGGTTGGGAAGCATTTAACTTCCTTTATTAAAGAGCATAATGATCTAGAAGCGAAAGTGATGATTCGTAAAGAAGAGCAGGCTTCTTACTTCAAAGATTTAGGGGCAGAAACTGCTGTAGTTGATTTAGAAGAAGACGTTAATGCCATTGCGAAGGCTGCTGAAGGTGTCGATGCGATCGTCTTTACAGCAGGTTCTGGTCCAAACACAGGTGCGGATAAAACGATGTTAGTTGATCTAGATGGAGCTGTAAAAACAATTGAAGCAGCAAAAGAAGCTGGCGTAAAACGGTTTGTTATGATTAGTTCTTATGACACAACGCGAGAAGCGATCCAGTCTGCTCCATCTTCATTTTCACCTTATGTAGCAGCGAAGCACTATGCAGATGAATGGTTGCGAGCAACGGATTTAGATTATACAATCATCCACCCGGGTGCCCTAACGAATGATGAGGGAATCGGTAAGGTCAACGCTGCTACTAGAGTAGAAAGAAATGAAATACCTCGAGAAGATGTTGCGAGTGTTATCGTAGCGACGCTCGAAAATGATGCAACGATTGGGAAAGAATTTCAAGTCGTGACAGGAACGGAGCCAATTAAAGAAAGCATCAATTCACTTTAA
- a CDS encoding YjcZ family sporulation protein has translation MSYGYGCGNQVGGAGYGGCGNQVGGARYGNGFALIVVLFILLIIVGAAFVNGKDC, from the coding sequence ATGAGTTATGGTTACGGATGTGGAAACCAGGTTGGTGGCGCTGGATACGGCGGTTGCGGAAACCAGGTTGGTGGTGCTCGTTACGGGAATGGCTTTGCGCTAATCGTTGTATTGTTCATTCTTCTTATCATCGTTGGCGCTGCTTTCGTTAATGGAAAGGATTGCTAA
- a CDS encoding SDR family oxidoreductase, translating into MTANRVVVITGGASGIGRQTCLKFARKGDQVVVADFDEKKGIETVELIEAEGGVALFVKTDVSRYEDVEALIEKTVEQFGTIDVMFNNAGIGRPTPLPEFDLEDYHKVIDINQHGVAYGIMAAARKMKALNVNGVIINTTSVFGVLASPATFAYHATKGAVNMMTKSAALDLAPYGIRVVGVAPGVVDTPIVQGYRDKGLIDGMKAKVIGNKLTDPEQLADAVYLLSLEEASAINGSVVMADEGYASFK; encoded by the coding sequence ATGACTGCAAATAGAGTAGTAGTAATTACAGGTGGAGCAAGCGGAATTGGAAGACAAACATGTTTAAAGTTCGCACGAAAAGGTGATCAAGTCGTTGTTGCTGATTTTGATGAAAAGAAAGGTATTGAAACCGTTGAATTAATTGAAGCAGAAGGTGGAGTTGCACTCTTTGTGAAGACAGATGTTTCGCGTTATGAAGATGTGGAAGCGCTTATTGAAAAAACTGTTGAACAATTCGGGACGATCGACGTGATGTTTAATAACGCGGGAATTGGACGTCCTACACCTCTTCCTGAATTTGATTTAGAAGATTATCATAAAGTGATCGACATTAACCAGCACGGCGTCGCGTATGGAATTATGGCTGCCGCTAGAAAGATGAAGGCTTTAAATGTGAATGGCGTCATCATCAATACAACATCTGTTTTTGGGGTTCTCGCTTCGCCAGCCACTTTCGCTTACCATGCAACAAAAGGGGCAGTCAATATGATGACGAAATCCGCTGCGCTTGATTTAGCACCATACGGCATCCGTGTCGTTGGTGTCGCACCCGGCGTTGTCGATACGCCAATTGTCCAAGGATATCGTGACAAAGGCCTAATCGACGGCATGAAAGCAAAAGTTATCGGCAATAAACTCACAGATCCCGAACAGCTAGCCGATGCAGTATACCTTCTTTCACTCGAAGAAGCTAGTGCGATAAACGGCAGTGTTGTCATGGCTGATGAAGGATACGCTTCATTTAAATAG
- a CDS encoding LysR family transcriptional regulator — MNIEQMAYIVTVANTGSLSKAAEELHISLSAISQSISKLENEIGLKIFVRNRAGAALTSQGEQIVSKAREVITKMEEVREEVNRQLDMLTGELKVATIPGPIHLLVDVVSRFKRAYPNVKLEIYENGPVKIIEELYQKQLDLGLILISERLIQKHNILSFEKVRDGKMVVGVRKESPLARQKTVKPEDLIHETLVLYDDAYIEQYVAETLSNFGSPDILFTTNNTDAIKNAVKRGIAVTLGIDYSFGNSQLREHDIVMVEIEEGEHENVFLALVRHREGQANRVRREFVESIKKYF, encoded by the coding sequence ATGAACATCGAACAAATGGCGTACATCGTTACAGTGGCAAACACGGGATCACTATCGAAGGCTGCGGAGGAACTGCACATCAGCTTATCGGCTATCAGCCAATCAATTAGTAAATTAGAGAACGAAATAGGATTGAAAATATTTGTGCGTAATCGAGCAGGCGCGGCTCTAACATCTCAAGGTGAGCAAATTGTATCGAAGGCGAGAGAAGTCATAACAAAGATGGAAGAGGTAAGAGAAGAAGTAAACCGTCAACTAGATATGTTGACCGGTGAATTAAAGGTCGCTACGATTCCAGGCCCGATTCATCTGTTAGTTGACGTTGTTTCACGTTTTAAAAGAGCGTATCCCAATGTAAAACTAGAGATCTATGAGAATGGACCGGTAAAAATAATTGAAGAACTGTATCAAAAGCAGTTGGATTTAGGACTTATTTTAATATCGGAGCGGCTTATTCAAAAACATAACATACTTTCTTTTGAAAAAGTAAGGGATGGAAAAATGGTCGTCGGAGTAAGAAAGGAATCACCACTAGCTAGACAAAAGACAGTTAAGCCAGAGGATCTTATTCATGAGACGCTCGTTCTTTACGATGATGCTTATATCGAACAATATGTAGCAGAAACGTTATCGAATTTTGGTTCTCCTGATATTTTGTTTACTACAAACAATACAGATGCAATAAAAAATGCTGTTAAGAGGGGGATCGCGGTAACCCTTGGAATTGACTATTCGTTTGGTAACAGTCAATTAAGAGAGCATGACATTGTCATGGTAGAGATTGAGGAAGGGGAGCATGAAAATGTCTTCCTTGCTCTTGTGCGTCATCGTGAAGGACAAGCGAATCGAGTTAGGCGAGAGTTTGTAGAGAGTATAAAAAAGTATTTTTAA
- a CDS encoding response regulator transcription factor → MIRIVLAEDQRMLLGALGSLLDLEEGMEVVGQATNGEEAISLVKELKPDICIMDIEMPLKSGLDAAEVLSSVSCKIIILTTFARAGYFERARKAGVSGYLLKDSPSDELASSIRKIMEGQRIFAPELVDLAFGNENPLTEREKQVIQLMADGKNTKDISSELYITPGTVRNYISVILDKLEVTNRIEAISRFKEKGWFK, encoded by the coding sequence GTGATACGCATCGTACTTGCAGAAGACCAACGTATGCTCCTTGGAGCGCTTGGCTCTCTACTCGATCTAGAAGAAGGAATGGAAGTTGTCGGCCAGGCAACAAATGGCGAAGAAGCGATCTCTTTAGTGAAAGAACTAAAACCCGATATATGTATTATGGACATTGAAATGCCACTAAAAAGCGGACTTGATGCTGCGGAAGTATTAAGTAGTGTATCGTGCAAAATCATTATTCTTACCACTTTTGCACGTGCCGGTTATTTTGAGCGAGCACGTAAAGCAGGGGTTAGTGGCTATCTGTTAAAAGATAGTCCGAGTGATGAATTAGCTAGTTCGATTCGTAAAATCATGGAAGGTCAGCGAATTTTTGCTCCTGAGCTAGTCGATCTCGCTTTCGGGAATGAAAACCCGCTAACCGAACGCGAAAAGCAGGTAATCCAGCTGATGGCTGATGGTAAAAACACGAAAGACATCTCAAGTGAACTTTATATTACTCCAGGTACGGTTCGTAATTACATTTCGGTCATTCTCGATAAATTAGAAGTTACAAACCGAATCGAAGCGATCTCACGTTTTAAAGAAAAGGGCTGGTTCAAATAA
- a CDS encoding sensor histidine kinase — protein sequence MQSWYHIIPKNTGISSYVWIIFCLLPFFFIFRSSSVIEITIGIFVILLFFLSYRLSFISNSKLVYLWVSIEMAISIVMTILFGYVYFALFLAFFIGSIENKAGFLSLYIVHLTTTIAATVIIFFTHDDTLLPQLPFIFICVLGVALLPFTIRYRNKQHRLEQQLQSANEKISQLMVIEERERIARDLHDTLGQKLSMIGLKSDLARKLIPVKPDAAINEIHDIRQTARTALKEVREMVSNMRGARLEDELIRVQQILQAAEMEFRLEGNPQLENTPLLAENVLSMCLKEAVTNIVKHSQASWCRVLVEQSPTEVLIQVEDNGNGIPEGTTSFQGHGLQGMRERLEFVNGTLEIHSSQGTTLNIRVPNVIQQKEQEGSV from the coding sequence ATGCAAAGCTGGTATCACATCATTCCTAAGAACACCGGGATCAGTTCTTATGTTTGGATTATTTTTTGTTTGCTTCCCTTCTTTTTTATTTTCAGATCATCATCGGTTATTGAAATTACAATCGGTATTTTTGTCATCCTTTTATTTTTCTTATCCTACCGTCTCTCTTTTATCTCTAATAGTAAATTGGTCTATTTATGGGTCAGTATTGAAATGGCGATTAGCATCGTAATGACAATTTTATTTGGGTACGTGTACTTCGCTCTATTTTTAGCGTTTTTCATTGGTAGCATTGAGAATAAAGCTGGTTTTCTCTCACTCTACATCGTTCATTTAACAACAACGATTGCGGCAACAGTCATTATTTTCTTTACACATGATGATACATTGCTTCCACAGCTTCCGTTTATCTTCATCTGTGTGCTAGGCGTTGCTCTCCTCCCATTCACGATTCGGTACCGTAATAAGCAGCACCGCCTTGAACAACAATTACAAAGCGCCAACGAGAAGATTTCACAATTAATGGTGATTGAAGAAAGAGAACGAATCGCACGTGATTTACACGATACACTCGGTCAAAAGCTTTCGATGATCGGTTTAAAAAGCGATTTAGCCCGAAAGCTAATTCCAGTAAAACCTGATGCAGCAATTAATGAAATTCATGATATAAGACAGACTGCAAGAACCGCATTGAAAGAAGTTCGCGAGATGGTTTCAAATATGCGCGGAGCCAGGTTAGAGGATGAATTGATTCGTGTACAACAAATCCTACAAGCGGCGGAAATGGAGTTTCGTCTTGAAGGGAATCCACAGCTCGAAAACACGCCATTGCTTGCCGAAAATGTTTTAAGTATGTGTCTGAAAGAAGCCGTAACAAATATCGTCAAACATAGCCAAGCTTCATGGTGCAGGGTTCTCGTAGAACAATCCCCAACCGAAGTCCTGATCCAAGTTGAGGATAATGGTAATGGCATCCCTGAAGGAACAACGTCATTTCAAGGACACGGACTTCAGGGAATGAGAGAACGATTAGAGTTCGTAAATGGAACTCTTGAAATTCACTCTTCACAAGGAACAACCTTAAACATTCGAGTACCAAATGTGATTCAACAAAAAGAACAGGAGGGATCGGTGTGA
- a CDS encoding fatty acid desaturase translates to MNEQKQKQKELKKSVSTFAKPDTVVGVRQLLNTLLPFLLLWFLAYQSLSVSAWLAVPLAMIAGGFVVRIFIIFHDCTHGSFFKSQKANRIVGTISGIITLFPFEKWKREHNIHHATSGNLDKRGTGDIWVMTVEEYAQASFWGRLAYRLYRNPIVMFGLGPIYLFLIANRFNRKDAKRKERMSTYITNASIVAIYSLLILVIGWEAFLIIQLPILYVAGSLGIWLFYVQHQFEDSYYEDETEWDFVKAAVDGSSYYKLPKILQWVSGSIGYHHVHHLSPRVPNYHLEKAHESTPPLHKATTITLLSSLESIRFRLYDTKNKTFVTFKEVKPLLKNPDKLAMMNPKRPSFQEK, encoded by the coding sequence ATGAATGAACAAAAACAAAAACAAAAAGAATTGAAAAAAAGTGTATCAACTTTCGCAAAGCCCGACACGGTCGTAGGGGTACGACAGCTCTTGAACACCCTTCTTCCATTCTTATTGCTATGGTTTCTTGCTTACCAGAGCTTAAGCGTTTCTGCCTGGCTAGCCGTTCCACTTGCGATGATTGCAGGAGGATTTGTTGTTCGAATCTTTATTATTTTTCACGACTGTACCCACGGTTCCTTCTTCAAAAGTCAAAAAGCAAACCGGATTGTTGGGACAATCTCTGGCATCATCACACTCTTTCCTTTTGAAAAATGGAAACGTGAGCATAACATCCACCATGCAACGAGCGGAAACTTAGATAAGCGCGGAACAGGTGACATCTGGGTGATGACGGTTGAAGAGTATGCCCAAGCTTCATTTTGGGGTAGACTTGCTTATCGTCTCTACCGTAACCCGATTGTGATGTTTGGTCTTGGTCCAATTTACTTGTTCCTTATCGCTAACCGTTTCAATCGTAAAGATGCGAAACGTAAAGAACGTATGAGCACATATATTACAAACGCATCCATTGTAGCGATTTATTCTCTTTTGATTCTGGTTATTGGATGGGAAGCGTTTCTAATAATTCAGCTACCAATCCTTTACGTAGCAGGCTCACTTGGAATTTGGTTGTTCTACGTACAGCACCAATTTGAGGACTCTTATTATGAAGATGAAACAGAATGGGATTTTGTAAAAGCTGCGGTTGATGGTAGTTCTTATTACAAGCTTCCTAAAATCCTTCAATGGGTATCCGGAAGCATCGGGTATCACCATGTACATCACTTAAGTCCAAGAGTACCTAACTATCATCTTGAGAAAGCGCATGAATCAACGCCTCCATTGCATAAGGCGACGACAATTACGTTGTTATCAAGTCTTGAATCGATTCGATTCCGTCTCTATGATACAAAAAACAAAACGTTTGTTACCTTTAAAGAAGTAAAACCACTTCTTAAAAATCCTGACAAGCTTGCGATGATGAATCCTAAAAGACCAAGCTTCCAGGAAAAATAA
- the hxlB gene encoding 6-phospho-3-hexuloisomerase, with protein sequence MQTTHYLAEIIDELNRSVDLIADDEAEQLANEILGANKVFVAGGGRSGFMAKSFAMRMMHMGIDAYVVGETVTPNFEEDDLIIIGSGSGETKQLVSIAKKAANIGGKIAAVTINPNSTIGELADIIVTLPGSPKDQSGDYETIQPMGSLFEQTLLLFYDAIILRFMEKKGLDTNKMYGKHANLE encoded by the coding sequence ATGCAGACTACTCACTATTTAGCTGAAATTATTGATGAGCTAAATCGTTCAGTAGATCTCATTGCTGACGATGAAGCTGAACAGCTCGCGAACGAAATCCTCGGAGCAAACAAGGTTTTCGTTGCTGGCGGTGGCCGCTCCGGCTTTATGGCAAAGTCCTTTGCCATGCGCATGATGCATATGGGCATTGATGCTTACGTTGTTGGCGAAACGGTTACACCTAACTTTGAAGAAGATGATCTAATCATCATCGGATCAGGTTCTGGTGAAACAAAGCAGCTCGTCTCTATTGCGAAGAAAGCTGCGAACATTGGTGGAAAGATTGCGGCTGTTACAATTAATCCTAACTCTACAATTGGTGAATTAGCAGATATTATCGTAACACTACCAGGCTCTCCCAAAGATCAGTCTGGTGACTACGAAACCATCCAACCAATGGGATCGTTATTCGAACAAACCCTTTTACTTTTCTATGATGCGATTATTTTACGATTCATGGAGAAGAAAGGTTTAGATACAAATAAGATGTATGGGAAACATGCGAATTTAGAATAG
- the hxlA gene encoding 3-hexulose-6-phosphate synthase, producing the protein MKLQLALDLVNTEEGIELVKEVQEHIDIVEIGTPIVINEGLRAVKEMKAAFPNLEVLADLKIMDAAGYEVMKASESNADIITILGAAEDESIKGAVEEAKKQGKEILVDMMAVKDLATRAKEVDALGVDYICVHTGYDLQAKGQNSFEDLETIKGVVKNAKTAIAGGIKLDSLEEVVKVQPDLVIVGGGITGEDDKKAVASKMQELIKG; encoded by the coding sequence ATGAAATTACAGCTAGCATTAGATTTGGTAAATACAGAAGAAGGTATTGAACTAGTAAAAGAAGTTCAGGAACATATTGACATCGTAGAAATCGGTACGCCGATCGTCATCAATGAAGGTCTTCGTGCTGTCAAAGAAATGAAAGCAGCATTCCCTAACCTTGAAGTTCTTGCAGACCTTAAAATTATGGATGCTGCAGGTTATGAAGTTATGAAAGCCTCTGAATCGAATGCAGATATCATCACAATTCTTGGTGCCGCTGAAGATGAATCAATTAAAGGTGCTGTTGAAGAAGCGAAGAAACAAGGTAAAGAAATCCTTGTTGATATGATGGCAGTAAAAGATCTCGCAACTCGTGCGAAAGAAGTAGATGCGCTAGGCGTTGACTATATTTGTGTTCACACTGGTTATGATCTTCAAGCAAAAGGCCAGAATTCTTTCGAAGACCTTGAAACAATCAAAGGCGTCGTAAAGAATGCGAAAACCGCTATCGCTGGTGGCATTAAGCTTGATTCTCTTGAAGAAGTTGTAAAAGTACAACCAGACCTTGTCATCGTAGGTGGCGGTATTACTGGTGAAGACGATAAAAAAGCCGTTGCATCTAAAATGCAAGAACTTATTAAAGGATAA
- a CDS encoding helix-turn-helix domain-containing protein gives MSRTQDKTFYCEKELTLAVIGGKWKMLILWHLGKQGTKRFGELKSLMPGITQRMLVNQLRELEDDQIVHREVYPVVPPKVEYSLTEQGETLMPILDSMYEWGKNYNQNVLGKPIETKESV, from the coding sequence GTGTCACGCACCCAGGATAAAACATTTTACTGTGAAAAAGAATTAACGCTTGCGGTTATCGGGGGCAAGTGGAAAATGCTGATTTTATGGCATTTAGGCAAGCAGGGTACGAAACGATTTGGTGAGTTAAAGTCCCTTATGCCGGGAATTACACAGCGTATGCTAGTAAATCAGCTAAGAGAATTAGAAGATGACCAAATTGTTCATCGAGAAGTGTACCCAGTTGTCCCTCCGAAGGTAGAGTATTCCCTTACCGAGCAAGGTGAAACATTAATGCCCATACTCGACTCCATGTATGAGTGGGGGAAGAATTACAATCAGAATGTCCTTGGCAAACCGATTGAAACGAAAGAGTCGGTATAA